The Candidatus Bathyarchaeia archaeon DNA segment CTTAGCCTCTCCCATCAACTTTTCAATTTGCCTCCGAAATTTAACAACTGAAGCCTCAACACCATTAAGAAAATCAATAATGTCCTCCGCTAAAATCTTCAAATCCTCACCGGCCAATTTTCCGCCACCCCTCCAACCGACTCTTAACCCTAAGAAAATGCAACTCACACAACCACAACACACCTTCACAATCAAACGCCTTAAAAACCGCCTTCCGACTGCAAAACGCACAACACTCCAAAGAACCACGAACAACACCCTCACCACCCACAGACTCCTCCGCATACCTACGCACACGCTTGACGGCACGCTCAACAACCAAATTCTCAATCTTAATCGGCTTGATAGTACGACTAAGGTGCACCTTGCCTTCTAACCATCCGAAAATCATGGGTTCGAGCACGTGGCAAATGCTCAAAGAATTGCGCTTTATTTCCGATTTAAAGGCATTCCAAAGCTCCAAATTACACTTGAAACTAACACTTTTTCGAGGCGCATCTAAACGAAAGTGCACCTTTGTAATACTCTCAGTGTTATCGTTTTGGTTTTGTTGTGTTGTGTTTTGGTTTTTGGAAAGTTTTATATCTGGTTTCTTGCTATTTTCCATTTGTCTACACTTCCTTTTTTTCTGTTTTAAGCTTGAATTAGCTTGCTTGTACTTGGGTTTCGAGAAATTGTTTGAGTGCGGTTCTGATTATTTCGGTTATAGTTTTGAATTTTCCAGCTTTGATTAGAGCCTCGAGCTGTTGTCTTTCTGTTTGGTTTATGCGGATTCCAATTCTTCTGTTCATGTTTTTCACCGTCGTTCGACAGTTTTAAATAAAAGTGTCGAACATTAATAAGAATAGGCGACAAGACAATGTCCCAAAAGGACACTAAAGAAAAAAGAAAGGAACGAATCAAAGAGTTTCTAAGAGAATTTGGAGCTTTATCAACAACTCAGCTCACTAATAAGATTAACGAGAAATATCAGCTTCACTATAACAAGAAAACTATCCAGAGAGACATTTCCGAGCTTATGTTAGAAGGATGTGTAAAACCGAATCCGCCTATAGGAAGAGAACAAACATATTCCTTACCAGAAAAATCTAATACTAAAACAGTTTCAACCTATCTGCTGACTCGTTTATGGAGAGAGGAAGAGGAAATCGAAAAGCTGAATCTTTATAATGAGTCTGTGAGAGCATATATGAAAGCAAGATTGTTATGGCTGAAACTTCCTTCACCATTCAAACAGAAACTTTCGCCAGCCTTTAAAAAAGTCAGTGAAGCCCTTGCATCAATTTCAGCGGAATCTCTTTTGTTTGATATAAGGGAGCTAAGGAAAATAAGGTATCTGCGAGAAATAGGTATTCCATTCTTAATTGAAAACATATCCTTAGTTTTACATGAAATTGAGAAGGAAGGTGCTTCTAATGAGTGAGTATGAGCACGGATTAAACCACTCGAGCGGTTCATTCACTTTCACTCGAGTTACCACGCCAAAAAAAGAAGCTAAAATCACAGTCGGATTAACCATAAAGCCAACACTCTTAGCTGAAGCACGAAAGCACAACCTAAACCTAAGCCGAATCCTCGAACAAGCATTAAACTCAATCCTCGAATACCTAGCTCAACAAAACAAAACCGAAAGCTCTATATCTCTTACCGTCGGTTCTCTTCCGAGAGAAACGACACGGGCCCGTAGCTCAGTAAGGACAGAGCACCGGGCTTTTAACCCGGGGGTCCCGGGTTCAAACTTGGAAGGTTTGTGCCTTTCCAGGGGACAGTTCCCGGCGGGCCCGTTTATAGGCGTATTGACATTATTTTTTAAAATTTTGTGGTTGTGACTCTTGGAAAACGCATCCTTTATAGTAATATTCATGATTGCGGAATATTTGTTAAAGTATCCTCTATTAATTATATGCATGATTGGAGATGGGCTTTAAGATAAAAAGATTAGCTGTGACGCTTACAATCGCAGTTTTTCTTATAGGATTAATACACATGAACATGAAAATTACTTTTTCAGAAAGCATTGGAGGAAAAATTGACCTCTATACACAGAACGAGCCATACAGTGGAAAAGGTCCAAACATGCCAAGCGACGCGTTCGAACCAGGTAAACTAGTTGTCTTATATGCGTTAGTTACATATAATGAAGCTCCAGTGCAAAATTTGATTGTAAACTTTTATGTGCAAAGTCCAAATGGTTCTATTTTTTATCTTACTGAGAAAACTGACGAGACGGGAATTGCAAGAGTTAACTTTACAATACCATATAAATCTGTTAACGTAACTGATATTTTTGGAGTATGGTTTGTTTCTGCAACTGTTGCAATTAATGGTAATAACTTTCAAGATACTTTATCTTTTAAAGTAGATTGGATTGTAAAACTGCTTTCAGTAAAGACCATCGACGGAAACCTCACCGAAAGAAATGCCTTTGGAATCGGAGGGTATGTCGGATTAGAAGTGACCCTTAGGAACATAGCAATGACAACGAAAAATGCTACAATTGCGATAACCATAGAAGACGAATTAATGGTTCCAATAAGTTCTTTCCACATAAATGATTTTGAACTTCAGTCAAACGAAAAAATAGTTAAAGTTTACTTCAAATTGTTCATTCCAAAATGGGCATTTATTGGAAGAGCAACCGTTTTTGTGTCTGCCTTAACTGCTCCAGTAGAGCAGAATGGAGTGCCATACTGCCCTGGAATATCAACTTCATTCTACATCACAATTCAAAATCTCATGACAATGGATTTTCATGACGTTTCAATAGTAAAAGTTCTCCCCTCATCTAACTCGGTAAAGATTGGTGAGTTGGTTATTGTTAATGTAACGGTAAGAAATGAAGGAACAGCTACAGAAAACTTCGTTGTGAGCATCTATTATGACAATTTTTTTGTTCAAAACATGAGTATAGAGCTACTCGAACCATACTCTTCAAAAATGCTAACTTGCATCTTTGACACATCCCTTCTTGGTCCCGGAAACTATACGCTAACGGCGTTTATCCCCTATCTACTTAATGAAGCCGATTACGTAGACAATCTCTTCGAAGATGGAGTTATTGAGGTTAGATTTAGGCAATATTACCTGACTATACATGTAGAACCCTCTGATGCCACATTTATTTCTGGTGAAGGATGGTATGATGAAGGTTCAAACGTGACTTTAGATGCTCCTAATTATGTTCTTAAATCGGCTGGCGTGCGCTATATGTTTAACCATTGGGTTGTGAATGGAATACAGAATCTGGCTAACTCAATAACGGTAATTATGAACACCAATCACACAGTCACAGCATATTACACTTTGCAGTATTATCTAACTGTTCTCTCATCTTATGGAGTAGCCGGTGGAGAAGGATGGTATGACGCTAACACCATAGCCTATGCTACTTTAGATGCTGGCGTTATTGACCACAGAAACAATACTCGTAGAGTGTTTACCCGTTGGGGCGGAGATGCTTACGGGTCTCATTTTATGCAAAGTGAGGAAATATTTATGGACAAGCCTAAAACAGCGGTGGCTGTCTGGAAAACGCAATATTACTTAACAGTGAAAGTTGACCCATCTGCAATTGTGATGATTCTTGGAGAAGGTTGGTATGATCAATTTGAAAATGTCACCTTAACAGCTCCGGCTGTTGAAGGATACGACTTTAACTATTGGAAAGTTGACGAAACCACTCAAAACGCTGGAACACGCACAATAACCGTTTTCATGAATGCCCCTCACAACGCGACAGCCTACTATCACTCTACCGGAGCAGGCGCATATTTCCCATGGTGGTCACTTTTCTGGTATCTGCTCTTCCCACTAGCATTGATACTCGTAATCCTTCTTGCTCTGCTTTATCGCAGAAGGAAAAAGAAGAAAGAAGACACGTTCTACAGAGGCTGGACTGCTTGGTATTACTGTTACGACCTGCGAAAAAGAATCCGTTAATTCTTAAAACAGAAGAAGAAAGAAGTGATGAGTGAAGCCTTCTCCTTTCCCGCTTAGGCTGAATATTCAGTAAATGCGTCTTTTTATAAAACCCTTGCTATACACACAAGCATATATCATTTCTCAAAATATACCCTATTACACACTCATTTCAGCTTTGGAAACTTTGCTTTTAGGCAGTAACGCGAAAAGTATTGTGGGAAGGCTTAAGAAAATGTTCGAGGAAATTGCTGCAGACGCGGTCAAAATGTTAATGTTTCTCTTTTTCGTCACCTTAGCCTTTATAATAGTTTCAGGCGCTCTCTGGCTGCGTGCATCAAAAAACAACGCATAAACATTCACCCTACTAAATGTTAATGGCTAAAATAAAACAAGACTTTTCTGCGCCTAACTTCCATATTCTTAAGCGGTTTCACTTTTCAACTAAGTGACAAGCAACAAAGTGATTAGGCGAAACTTCAATCAATTCTGGCTCTTTTTCTCTGCACCTTTTTTCTTCATGTGGACAACGCGGATGAAAACGACATCCAGAAGGTATGTTTATCGCTGAGGGCACTTCACCTTTCAACGCGATTGGTCTTCGTTTTCTTTCCGGATTTGGAACTGGTATAGCAGCAAGCAAAGCTTGGGTATAGAGGTGTAGAGGGTTGGAGAAAATCTCTTTTTTATCTCCCATCTCCACAATTTTTCCAAGGTACATTATCGCTATTCTGTCTGAAATATATTTAGCAATTGCCAAATCATGAGTTATAAAAAGGTAAGTAAGATTCAATTCCTTTCTTAACTCCAACATCAAATCGATAATTGTTGTTCTCAAAGAAACGTCAATCATAGAAACCGGCTCGTCTGCAACTATAAATTCTGGGTCTAGAATTAAAGAGCGTGCTATTGCTGCTCGCTGTCTCTGTCCTCCACTTAACTGGTGCGGGTACAACTCAGCGAACTGCTCCGGTGGAGTAAGGTCAACGCGTTCAAGCATTTCTAAGACTTTTTTTCTTTTCTCTTGATGTTTTACTAAACCGTGAATCTCAAGTGGATGCCCCACTGCATCTCCGATTTTCATTCGAGGATTAAATGATGCATAAGGGTCTTGAAATATTATTTGCATTTTTCTCCTAAGTATCCTAAGTTTCTCTGGACTAAGCGTCGTGGTTTCTGTGTTGTTGAAGAAAATTTTTCCAGAAGTAGGCGGTATTAACCGTACGACCAATTTGCCTGTTGTCGTTTTTCCGCAACCGCTCTCTCCAGCAAGAGTAAAAACTTCTCCTCTACGAATTGAAAAACTTACGTCATCAACCGCTTTAACAAAACTTTTTGTGCGCGCTAAAAGTTTTTCAAGAAAGCTTTTCTCAACTGGAAAATACTTT contains these protein-coding regions:
- a CDS encoding ribbon-helix-helix domain-containing protein — its product is MNRRIGIRINQTERQQLEALIKAGKFKTITEIIRTALKQFLETQVQAS
- a CDS encoding ABC transporter ATP-binding protein — translated: MNHSDILKVEHLKKYFPVEKSFLEKLLARTKSFVKAVDDVSFSIRRGEVFTLAGESGCGKTTTGKLVVRLIPPTSGKIFFNNTETTTLSPEKLRILRRKMQIIFQDPYASFNPRMKIGDAVGHPLEIHGLVKHQEKRKKVLEMLERVDLTPPEQFAELYPHQLSGGQRQRAAIARSLILDPEFIVADEPVSMIDVSLRTTIIDLMLELRKELNLTYLFITHDLAIAKYISDRIAIMYLGKIVEMGDKKEIFSNPLHLYTQALLAAIPVPNPERKRRPIALKGEVPSAINIPSGCRFHPRCPHEEKRCREKEPELIEVSPNHFVACHLVEK